ATTATTACTATTGTCCATATCATCCAGAAGGAACTATAGAAAAATACAAAAAATATTCATTAGCAAGAAAACCAAATCCAGGAATGATATTAAAAGCTTGTGAAGATTATAGGATTGATTTAAGAAATTCTATGATGATTGGGGATAATGAGAAAGTTGATAGTATTTTTTTATGGCAAATCACGATTAAAATCCAAAAATAGAATCATTCCATTCAATAATAAAAAAGAAGAAATATATGTAAAAAACTATAAAAGCTCTGAAGAGCAAAAATGAAAATTTTTAAATATATAGAATCATTCTACAACAAAAAAAGAAGAGGAAATTCTAAAATTGTTAAAAAAGCAACATATCTTAAAATACTATTTTTTTAGTTAAACTTAGGCTGTCTGCTGATTTTGGGTAAGTGCAATTATTTAGGAGGTTTTATAGGTTGAAAATAGTTTTAGTTGGAAATAAAAAATTTAATGTTTATGGTGGATATGAAAAAGTAATTTTAACTATTTTTAATTATCTAAAAAATAATTTAGATGATTTTACTTTTTATTTTTTAATTTCGTTATCTCACAATCAAAAGTTTGAAATAATTAAAGATTTTTCTAAATTTAATATTGAAAAATTTTCTGATTATAACAGTAAATATATTTACAAGTTTTTCTATTATTCTAAATTAATGAAAAATTTTATTCTGAATACAGAATTTTTGTTAAATTTTAACAGTACAAAACTTTATTTTAAAAAATATCATAAAGAAGAACCAGATATTATATTAGTAACCAATCCTTTTTACATTAATACTATTTATAAAATAAGAAATGAATTTTTCATCAATACTAAAATTATTTATTGGGACCATGGAGATTTAAATTTTTATGTAAAAAGATTTGAAAAAGATATATTCAGAAGAATATTATTGGAAAGAATTCTTATTAATAATATTAAAAAAGCTGATGCACATTTTGCTATTTCTACAGGAATTAAAAATTATATACAATCATATGATCCTTATTCAAAAGTTTATACAATCTTTAATCCCAGTTCTGTTAATAATAACAGAATCATAAAAAAATCTAAAACACCTATATTTACTTATATTGGAAGACTTGATGATAAAGTTAAAAATTTAAGTTTTATGTTTAAAGGATTATCTTTAATAAAAAAGAAATGGAAATTAAAAATTATTGGAACAGGACCTGATGAAAGAAAATTAAAAAAAATTGCTAAAAAACTTAAAATAGATTCTAAAATTGAGTGGTATGGATTTCAAAAAGATCCTTACTCTATTTTAGAGAATGAAGGTGTTTCTGCATTGTTATTAACTTCAAAATCTGAAGGATTACCTATGGTTCTTATTGAAGCTATATCAAATGGAATACCTGTTATTTCATCAAATTGTAAAACAGGGCCAGAGGATATAATTATTAATGGTGTAAACGGTTATTTATTTGAAGAAGGAAATTTAGATGATTTTGTAAACTTACTTTCTAAAGTAATAACTGATAAAATAAAAATAGCATCAAGAGATAAAATAAAAGAAACTGCAAAGAAATTTTCTGAAGAATTAGTCTGTAAAAATTTTTTAAATATATTGAAAGATATTTCAAATAAAAATTGTTAATAAAAAATTTCCTTAGGGAGGAGTCTAATGGATTTATCAATAATAATTCCTGCTTATAACTTAGAAAATTATATCGAAAATACGTTAAATTCTATAATTAATCAAAATGATAATTATTTAGATTTATTTGAAATTATTGTTGTAGATGATGGTTCTAAAGATAAAACTTATGATCGTGCTTTAAATTTATTATCTAAAAAAAACAATATTAATTATAAAATTTTTAAAAAACAAAATGGTGGAGTTAGTTCTGCCAGAAATTTTGGTTTGAAAAAAGCTTCTGGTAAATATGTTATGTTTTTAGATGGTGATGATTATATTGCTACTGATTTTTTGGAAAAAATTTTTAAAACTTTCAATTATGACGATTACGATATTATATTCTGGAAATATGATATTGTCGATGAGAAAAATAATATTGTGTTAAAATATGATGATGTTTATACTTTTCCAAAAAATTCTTCTATGCTCGATGGATTAAATATTCTTAATGAAATTTTGATAAATAAAAATTTATGGATTTGGACAGGAAGTATAATATATAAAAAGGACTTTTTATTACAAAATAATTTAAAGTTTTTTGAAAATTGCATTTATGGTGAAGATTTAGAATTTATTTTTAAATCTTTAACTCATGCAAAAAGGGGTTTTTTTATTAATTCAGTTCTTTCTTATTATCTTCAAAGAAAAAATTCAATAACAAAATCCTATAATATTAGGAGATTTGATAATATATATGCATTTCTAAGAACAGCAGAATATATGGAAAAAGTAAACAACAACAAATTCAAAAAAATTATTAAATATTTAAAATATGATCTTCTTATTGAACATTTTTTTCAAAATTATGATTTATTATATTATAGCTTTTTAAAAAATAAAGAAAGCAAATCTTTTTTTTCGATAATAAAAAAAGAATATAATAACTTATTTGATATTACATTAAAAATAATCCCATATTATATTGGTGATAAAAAAAGAATAAAATTTAGATCTTTTTTATATAGTAAATCAATAAAATTATATACTTTATTACTTAGAATTAATTTTTATATAAAAAAATATTAAATTTTATTTTTGTTTATTGAAGATTTTATAAAGGAGAATTTTAATGGGAAAGTCTATTAAAAAAAATTATTTTTATAATTTATCATATCAAATTTTTTCTATAATAGCTCCTTTAATTACGGCACCTTATATTGCAAGAATATTTGGACCAGAAAAAGTAGGAATATATGCTTTTATAAATACGGTTGTTAATTATTTTATATTATTTGGAAGTTTTAGTATAAATCTTTTTGCCTCTAGAGAATTAGCTTATTATAAAAATGATATCAAAAAACGAAGTCAAATTTTTTGGAATCTTGTATTACTAAATTTTATAAATATTTCTGCTTCATTATCTTTATTTTATTTATATTTATTTATAAAAAAACCTGAATATATAAGTTATTATTTCATACAATCTTTATTGTTTTTTTCATATATGTTTGATATAACATGGTTGTTTTCTTCTCAAGAAGAATTTGGAAAGATTGCTTTGAGAAATTTTGTTGTCAGAATTATATCCATAATTTTACTTTTTACTTTGATAAAGGAGCAAAGTGATTTATGGAAGTATTTTTTGATAAATTCTTTGACGCCTGTGATTGCTAATATTTCTTTATGGGGATTTATAAAAAAATATATTATTTTTGTAAAACCACATATTAAAAAAGCTTATAGTTATTTTCCACGAGTGATAAAAGTATTTCTTCCAACAATTGCAATATCTATTTATTCTATGCTTGATAAATTGATGTTAGGTATTTTTAGTACTAAAACACAAGTTGGATATTATGATTATTCACAAAAATTAGTGAGAATTCCATTAGCTATTATTACAAGTATTACACCTATAATAATGGTGAGAATGGCTGCAGAATTTAAAAATAATGATATTAATTCTGTTAAAATATATTTTTACAAATCTTTTAAATTTGCTACTTTTCTTTCTTTTTATCTTTTCTCTATGATGTATTCAGTTGTTCCAGAATTTATACCTTGGTTTTTTGGAAATAATTTTTTTGCAACTATAAAATTAATTCAAATTATATCTCCTATTATAATAGCAATTGCGCTTGGAACAACTGCAGGACATCAATTTTTGTTATCAATAGGAGAAGAAAACAAATTAACTTTAGCCTTATTTATAGGGGCAGGAATTAATTTTACTCTAAATTTATTTTTGATTCCAAAATATCAAGCAATTGGTGTTTCCTTAGCTTCAGTAATAGCAGAATGTTCTATAACCATAATTTTATATTTATTTGTTTCTAAATACTTAAACGTCTTGAATTTAATAAAAAATAACTGGTATTATTTAGTATTTTCTATTTTCACAATAATAGTTGTAAGATTTATAGGAAACAAAATGGGAGTTTCTATAATCACTAATATAATTCAAGTTTTTGTGGGAAGTTTAATATACATAGTTTTTGTTATTTTAGTTGATAAAGAAATTAGGAATTATTTTATTCAATTTTATAATACTAGGTTTAAAAATAAGTTATGAATTTGCCCAACAAAAATAAATACAGAAAAGTTTCAATAACTTATTATAATACAAATTATAATACAAAAATAAAATTACACACAATATTTCATCGCCAAAAAATTTAGAATGTTTTCAGTGGTTGAAAGAACTTCTAGAATTGTAATTTTTGGTTCTTCAAGAATCATCGTCTCAATTAATCTGTACAAAAACCTCAAACATCAATTGTAAAAGTAGAAACTATATAAAAATCACCGTGGATTGTTCTAATAAGAATTAGAAACTAATCCACGGTTTTTTAATCCCCATCCTGTATTTGTTTGATTATTGTTGTAAGTTTTTGGGGAATGTGTTTATAAATGTGTTGTAAATATGGAATAGGTCTTTTTCATTGTAAAAGCGCATGCCGCGCGTTTGAAGGTCTCCTGTTATAGGTTGAACATTAAGGTATTTTACAAGCTTTCTAAGTAGATCAGGATCAAAATTATATTTTTGACAAAAATAGGGTATGGTTATCACTATCCCCATCCTCCTTTTTCTACTTTTTTGTTTTTTTACAGATATATTTTACTACAAAATAGAGCTGATGTAAAGAGGTGTTTTTTAATTTTTTGAGTCAATTTTTTGAATGTTATTTTTAATTTTTATGATTTTAATTTTCAATTTCTTCTATTTCATCTTTTATTTCTTCTAATTTTTCGTCAAGTTCTGCAGATAGTAATTTTAGCTGTTTATCGAGCTCTTTGTTGAAATTTTTCTGTAATTCTTTTAATTCCTGAATTTTTTCTTTATCCTTTTCTTTTGATATTTCTGTTAGCATTTTAAAAAATTGATCCATTATGTTCAGGAGTAATATTTTTAAAAAATCCCACATAACATATCCCCTTTCATGGTATTTTTTAAAACAACCGGGCTTTTAATGCCCGGTTGTATGTTATTGAATTAAATCAAAGAGTTCATTGGTTGTTGTATCAACTATTGTTGCGCTGTCTTTTTCGTATCCTGAAGGAATAAATACTCCAACAAATGAGTCCATTGCATTTTGTACTTCTGTATCTGTTAAGTCTGCTTTTGGATCATTGAGATAAATTGTTTTTCTTTTTCCGTCTGTACTATTTACAAATGACATTCTTAATTTTTTTGCCATGCCACATCACCTCCATTAAGCCTGTAATTCGTAATTTTCTATTTTTTCAATTTTAAGTAATGGTTTTTCACATAATGATGCAAAGTTGTTTGATGCTGTGTAAACCTGATCATCTGTTGCTCCTGGCATTATGGTAAATGATTTTCTTTTAATAATCTTTTTTCCGTTTGCGTCTAATCCATAGTCAAACCCTATTCTAACTTTTTCCCCTGCACTTAATTTTGTTGCCATACTTTCATCTCCTTTCATTTTTTTGTTTTTATTTTTTCTCTGTCAGCGCTGACGATTGTAGTATATCCCATTGTTTTTGCAGGGGAATATTCAGCAATTTATTGGCAAATTTCGTTACTAACGCGTAACATTATCCGGCGTAAAAAAAGAAATTTTTCATTTAATTTCAAAATATTGATTGCTAATTTTAATTTTGGGAGAATGGTTTTATGCTATAATTATAATGCAATGTTTATACTTGATAATAATTGGTTAATAGCGCTTAATATAAAGGAGGCTTTATGGATAATATAAATATAATTCAAAAAAGAACTGTAAGAAGAGGCTTCAAAAAATCAATATATGGTTTAATATTGATGGTTATTGATTTTTTAATCCTAACTTCTTTACATTTTATTCCTAAAATTTCAATATTTGACAGAACAGATCCTTATCTTATTTTTATTTCTTCAGGAATATTGATTGTAATATATATATTTAAAAAGATGTATTATTTTGAGAGTTATTTATTCTGGGATGAACTTGTTAATATTATCCATTCTGTAACTATATATTTTTTTATTATGTTGCTATTAGCAATAGCAAAAAATAGTTATATGGACTTGTTTAGTTTATTTACTATTTCAATATTTTTTGTACTTGTAGATTCAGTTATTAGATATATATATAGAAAAATTCTCAAAAAATTTAATCTTTTAAAAACTAATGTGATTATTTTAGGTACTGGAGAATTAGCTCAAATTGTATACGACAAAATAAAAGAACATCCTTTTACCATGTATAATTTTTTAGGATTCTTAAAAACAGATTTTGATAAAAATAACATTGTAAATGAAAATAAAGTTTTAGGTTATATCGATGAAATAAATACTTTAATTTTTAATAATGAAGTTGAAGAAATACTTATAGCTATTCCAAATTTATCAAAGAAAGAACTTTCTAATATTGTTGCCAAATTAGAGAGAAATGTTAGAAAAATAAAATATATTCCTGACTTATATGGTTTAATGAGTTTTTCAACACATATTCAAGATTTGGATGGAATTCTTGCAATTACTGCAGTTCAGGAATTATTAAATCCTTTAAATTTAATGATTAAAAGAATTTTTGATATTGTTTTATCAATAATTGGCATTATATTAACTTCTCCGATTTTTTTAATTATCGCTTTTTTGATTAAAAAAGAAGATGGTGGGCCAATATTTTTTAAACATAAAAGAATTGGTAAGGATTTAAAGGAATTTGAAATGTATAAATTCCGTTCTATGTATCCTGATGCTGAAAAAAGACTTCAAGAATTATTAGCCAGTGATGAAAAAATTAGAGAAGAATGGTTTAAACATTTTAAATTAAAGAATGATCCAAGAATTACAAAAATAGGAAAATTTTTAAGAAAAACTTCTCTTGATGAGTTACCTCAATTGTTTAATGTTTTGAAAGGTGATATGAGTTTAGTTGGACCAAGACCTGTAGTAAGAAAAGAAGTTGAACTGTATTATGGAGAAGAGGTTGCCAAAGAAGTTTTTTCTATAAAACCTGGAATTACTGGAATGTGGCAGGCAAACGGAAGAAGTGATGTCGAAGATTACAGTGAAAGAATTGCTCTTGATTTATATTATTTAAGAAATTGGTCTCTGGAATTAGATTTTATAATTCTCTTGAAGACTATAAAAATAGTGATTGATAAGAAAGGAGCATATTAATTGAAATTATTATCTATATCCAGAAATTATTTTCCAGAAATTGGCGGAATTCAAATTGTCGCAAAAGAAATAAACAAATGTTTTGATTCTATCGCTTTAACATATAACTATACTAATGAAAAAATATATAAAGTAGACAACATTGAGGGAACGATCGTGCATAGAGTTCCCATTTTTTTTGAGAAAGGTTCTGTAAGAATTTCTCTAAATTATAGAAAGGCTCTTGATAAATTATCAAAAGATGTTGATATGATTCTATATCATTTTGCCTCAGGACAGCCTGAATTAGATATTTTTATAAATGGTAAAATCCAAAATAAACCAAATATATGTTTTTATCATATGGATATTGCAGGAAGAGGAACTTTTGGAAATCTATATAATCATATAATAGTCAAAACTTTTCTTAAAAATATGGATAAAATAATAGTAACTTCTCCAAATATAATTAAGACTTCTCCAGTTTTAAGGGATTTTAAAGACAAGATAGAAGTTGTTCCTTTATTTGTTGATACAAATCATTTTTATCCTAGAAAAGATAATGTTAGAAATAAATTTATTAATAATGATGAAAAATTGATTTTGTATGTTGGAAGGTTTGGTAGATATAAAGGGCTTGAATATTTAATTGAATCTTTAAGATTTTTACCTGAAAATTATAAATTACTTTTAGTTGGTAAAGGTAAGAAAGAAAAAGAATTAAAGGATTTAGTAAAAAAGTATAATTTTAATAATAGAGTTATTTTTCTAAATCATGTTAAGTATCAGGATTTACCGTTTTATTATTCTGCGGCTGATGTTTTTGTTTTACCTTCTATTGATAGAGGTGAAGCTTTTGGATTAGTCGCACTTGAAGCAATGGCATGTGGAATACCTGTAATAACTACAGAATTAGGTACAGGAACTACATATCATAATATAAACGGAGAAACAGGTATTCATGTTCCTCCAAAAAACTCAAAAGAAATTGCAAACGCTGTAAATACAATTGTTTCACAGGACTGGAAAAATAAAAAAAATGATATAATAATTAATAGAGCTAAAGATTTTGATATTAAAGTGTTTCAAAGAAAAATTAAAAAAATATTAGAGGTGTAATAATGAAAAAAATTCTGATCTTAGATCATGCTTATTGGTATGGTGGAGCAGAAAAAGTTCTTGTTGAATTTCTAAAAGGATACAATAGAAATAAATATGATATAACTGTTGGTGTGACATGTGAAAGTGAATTTACAGAAAAATTAAACGAAACAAACGTTAAATAT
This is a stretch of genomic DNA from Marinitoga piezophila KA3. It encodes these proteins:
- a CDS encoding glycosyltransferase, whose protein sequence is MKIVLVGNKKFNVYGGYEKVILTIFNYLKNNLDDFTFYFLISLSHNQKFEIIKDFSKFNIEKFSDYNSKYIYKFFYYSKLMKNFILNTEFLLNFNSTKLYFKKYHKEEPDIILVTNPFYINTIYKIRNEFFINTKIIYWDHGDLNFYVKRFEKDIFRRILLERILINNIKKADAHFAISTGIKNYIQSYDPYSKVYTIFNPSSVNNNRIIKKSKTPIFTYIGRLDDKVKNLSFMFKGLSLIKKKWKLKIIGTGPDERKLKKIAKKLKIDSKIEWYGFQKDPYSILENEGVSALLLTSKSEGLPMVLIEAISNGIPVISSNCKTGPEDIIINGVNGYLFEEGNLDDFVNLLSKVITDKIKIASRDKIKETAKKFSEELVCKNFLNILKDISNKNC
- a CDS encoding glycosyltransferase family 2 protein — protein: MDLSIIIPAYNLENYIENTLNSIINQNDNYLDLFEIIVVDDGSKDKTYDRALNLLSKKNNINYKIFKKQNGGVSSARNFGLKKASGKYVMFLDGDDYIATDFLEKIFKTFNYDDYDIIFWKYDIVDEKNNIVLKYDDVYTFPKNSSMLDGLNILNEILINKNLWIWTGSIIYKKDFLLQNNLKFFENCIYGEDLEFIFKSLTHAKRGFFINSVLSYYLQRKNSITKSYNIRRFDNIYAFLRTAEYMEKVNNNKFKKIIKYLKYDLLIEHFFQNYDLLYYSFLKNKESKSFFSIIKKEYNNLFDITLKIIPYYIGDKKRIKFRSFLYSKSIKLYTLLLRINFYIKKY
- a CDS encoding oligosaccharide flippase family protein, whose product is MGKSIKKNYFYNLSYQIFSIIAPLITAPYIARIFGPEKVGIYAFINTVVNYFILFGSFSINLFASRELAYYKNDIKKRSQIFWNLVLLNFINISASLSLFYLYLFIKKPEYISYYFIQSLLFFSYMFDITWLFSSQEEFGKIALRNFVVRIISIILLFTLIKEQSDLWKYFLINSLTPVIANISLWGFIKKYIIFVKPHIKKAYSYFPRVIKVFLPTIAISIYSMLDKLMLGIFSTKTQVGYYDYSQKLVRIPLAIITSITPIIMVRMAAEFKNNDINSVKIYFYKSFKFATFLSFYLFSMMYSVVPEFIPWFFGNNFFATIKLIQIISPIIIAIALGTTAGHQFLLSIGEENKLTLALFIGAGINFTLNLFLIPKYQAIGVSLASVIAECSITIILYLFVSKYLNVLNLIKNNWYYLVFSIFTIIVVRFIGNKMGVSIITNIIQVFVGSLIYIVFVILVDKEIRNYFIQFYNTRFKNKL
- a CDS encoding DUF2922 domain-containing protein, with product MAKKLRMSFVNSTDGKRKTIYLNDPKADLTDTEVQNAMDSFVGVFIPSGYEKDSATIVDTTTNELFDLIQ
- a CDS encoding DUF1659 domain-containing protein; translated protein: MATKLSAGEKVRIGFDYGLDANGKKIIKRKSFTIMPGATDDQVYTASNNFASLCEKPLLKIEKIENYELQA
- a CDS encoding sugar transferase, with protein sequence MDNINIIQKRTVRRGFKKSIYGLILMVIDFLILTSLHFIPKISIFDRTDPYLIFISSGILIVIYIFKKMYYFESYLFWDELVNIIHSVTIYFFIMLLLAIAKNSYMDLFSLFTISIFFVLVDSVIRYIYRKILKKFNLLKTNVIILGTGELAQIVYDKIKEHPFTMYNFLGFLKTDFDKNNIVNENKVLGYIDEINTLIFNNEVEEILIAIPNLSKKELSNIVAKLERNVRKIKYIPDLYGLMSFSTHIQDLDGILAITAVQELLNPLNLMIKRIFDIVLSIIGIILTSPIFLIIAFLIKKEDGGPIFFKHKRIGKDLKEFEMYKFRSMYPDAEKRLQELLASDEKIREEWFKHFKLKNDPRITKIGKFLRKTSLDELPQLFNVLKGDMSLVGPRPVVRKEVELYYGEEVAKEVFSIKPGITGMWQANGRSDVEDYSERIALDLYYLRNWSLELDFIILLKTIKIVIDKKGAY
- a CDS encoding glycosyltransferase → MKLLSISRNYFPEIGGIQIVAKEINKCFDSIALTYNYTNEKIYKVDNIEGTIVHRVPIFFEKGSVRISLNYRKALDKLSKDVDMILYHFASGQPELDIFINGKIQNKPNICFYHMDIAGRGTFGNLYNHIIVKTFLKNMDKIIVTSPNIIKTSPVLRDFKDKIEVVPLFVDTNHFYPRKDNVRNKFINNDEKLILYVGRFGRYKGLEYLIESLRFLPENYKLLLVGKGKKEKELKDLVKKYNFNNRVIFLNHVKYQDLPFYYSAADVFVLPSIDRGEAFGLVALEAMACGIPVITTELGTGTTYHNINGETGIHVPPKNSKEIANAVNTIVSQDWKNKKNDIIINRAKDFDIKVFQRKIKKILEV